One genomic segment of Coraliomargarita parva includes these proteins:
- a CDS encoding alpha-L-fucosidase translates to MAQLISSLPKPYGAVPSIRHSLWYDIERYAIVHFSVGTFADKEWGFGDEDPRSFNPTDFDANQWAEACLAGGLKGIILVCKHHDGFCLWPTKTTEHSVRNSPWRDGKGDMVAEVSAACRKHGLKFGVYCSPWDRNHPEYGREAYVDIFHEQVRELLNQYGELFEVWFDGANGGNGYYGGTREARAIDPAHYYRWEQITEMIRELQPEAIMFPFDGRWIGNEYGIAGETCWATFSAPNNPVSERPIDLNMGILHAEAWRPAECDFPLRPGWFFHEHEAPKSADTLLDLYFKSIGRGCSINLGLAPDRRGRICDEDIKVLTAWNEDIKKLFSHNLACESSSIFANSSDEKCSASALIDGKPDTFWMPTDNAAPAFTIDFKQAIKFNTIDLSEFVELGQRVEEFAVDIWQDGRWQELATSTSIGYRRLLLTRTTTSDKVRVRFTQTAAAPAISHFGLYRAPASLALGAKITIVRNQQGEVSIRGGGDGLDLRYTTDGSQPTRDSTPYRKPFSLTEGGTVKVSGFVEEEQTGVVTAAYGPARTNWRILSVSLDSPFDNHGLAGVEKLLDDSPDTYWHTYHKNKQLSAPPHEVVIDMAEEREISVVTMTPTTEDTNGIPDRYSFAISSDAEHWQAIAEGEFSNVKANPCQQIIPLKQPAKGRFLKFAVRHVVDNGDYIKVATIDAM, encoded by the coding sequence ATGGCTCAGTTAATTTCAAGCTTACCCAAGCCTTACGGAGCTGTTCCGTCCATTCGCCATTCACTATGGTACGACATTGAGCGCTACGCGATTGTGCATTTCAGCGTTGGCACTTTTGCCGATAAAGAATGGGGATTCGGCGACGAAGATCCGCGTTCGTTCAATCCGACAGATTTCGACGCCAATCAATGGGCTGAAGCGTGCCTGGCAGGTGGCCTAAAAGGGATAATCCTCGTATGCAAACACCATGACGGGTTTTGCCTGTGGCCCACGAAAACCACGGAGCATTCAGTTCGGAACTCTCCGTGGCGTGACGGCAAAGGCGACATGGTCGCGGAAGTTTCCGCTGCCTGTCGAAAACATGGATTGAAATTTGGCGTCTACTGTTCGCCTTGGGATCGCAATCACCCGGAATACGGACGCGAGGCTTACGTCGATATTTTTCACGAACAGGTGCGCGAGTTGCTCAACCAATACGGCGAGCTGTTCGAAGTCTGGTTCGACGGTGCGAATGGAGGCAATGGTTACTACGGTGGTACCCGTGAAGCACGCGCGATAGACCCAGCGCATTATTATCGCTGGGAGCAGATAACCGAGATGATCCGAGAACTCCAACCAGAAGCAATCATGTTTCCATTTGATGGGCGCTGGATTGGGAACGAATACGGTATCGCCGGAGAAACCTGTTGGGCGACCTTTTCAGCACCGAACAATCCGGTGAGTGAAAGACCAATCGATTTAAATATGGGCATCCTTCACGCCGAAGCTTGGCGTCCAGCTGAATGCGATTTTCCCTTACGTCCTGGATGGTTTTTCCACGAGCACGAAGCGCCGAAGTCAGCCGACACGCTGCTCGATTTGTATTTCAAATCCATTGGCCGAGGTTGCTCGATCAACCTCGGCCTTGCACCGGACAGACGCGGACGAATTTGCGATGAAGACATCAAAGTCCTTACCGCATGGAACGAGGACATTAAAAAATTATTCTCCCACAACCTTGCCTGCGAATCTTCGTCAATCTTTGCCAATTCGTCGGATGAAAAATGCTCCGCCTCCGCATTGATCGACGGCAAGCCTGATACGTTTTGGATGCCAACCGACAACGCAGCACCTGCGTTTACAATCGATTTTAAGCAGGCAATTAAGTTCAACACAATCGACCTCTCAGAGTTCGTCGAGCTTGGCCAACGCGTTGAAGAATTCGCGGTGGACATCTGGCAGGATGGCAGATGGCAGGAACTTGCGACCTCAACCAGCATCGGTTACCGGCGCTTACTGCTCACGCGCACGACGACCAGCGACAAAGTTCGCGTTCGATTTACACAAACTGCCGCTGCTCCGGCGATTTCCCACTTCGGACTGTATCGCGCCCCTGCTTCTTTGGCCTTGGGAGCGAAAATTACCATCGTGCGGAACCAACAGGGAGAGGTCAGCATTCGCGGCGGAGGGGATGGCTTGGACTTACGGTACACCACCGACGGCAGCCAGCCAACACGCGATTCTACCCCCTATCGAAAACCATTCTCATTGACTGAGGGAGGGACTGTAAAAGTATCTGGCTTCGTCGAAGAAGAACAAACGGGCGTAGTAACCGCGGCCTACGGACCTGCACGCACAAATTGGCGCATTCTCTCGGTCAGCCTTGACAGTCCATTTGACAACCACGGCCTCGCCGGCGTGGAAAAATTACTCGACGACAGTCCCGACACCTACTGGCACACTTATCACAAGAACAAGCAGTTGAGCGCACCTCCTCACGAGGTAGTGATCGATATGGCCGAAGAACGCGAAATCTCCGTCGTCACGATGACGCCGACCACGGAAGACACCAACGGCATTCCTGATCGTTACTCCTTCGCCATCAGCTCCGATGCCGAGCATTGGCAAGCAATCGCCGAAGGAGAATTCTCGAACGTCAAAGCCAACCCCTGCCAGCAAATAATCCCACTAAAGCAACCTGCAAAGGGACGCTTCCTTAAGTTTGCCGTCCGGCACGTCGTCGATAACGGAGATTACATCAAAGTCGCTACTATCGACGCGATGTAA
- a CDS encoding malectin domain-containing carbohydrate-binding protein — translation MVWQSGFADGSSLRVFDVAINGVVVDPALDMHARAQGPHRALIHEYTFESTSDILTVHFPSIQVNQAIIFGIECFELCNRLCTCFSVNTRTRNDSYLS, via the coding sequence ATGGTTTGGCAAAGTGGCTTTGCGGATGGAAGTTCGCTACGCGTCTTCGATGTCGCGATCAATGGCGTAGTTGTTGACCCGGCATTGGATATGCATGCACGCGCGCAAGGGCCGCACCGTGCCTTGATTCACGAATACACCTTCGAGTCCACCTCGGATATTTTAACTGTCCATTTCCCCTCGATCCAGGTGAATCAAGCGATCATTTTTGGTATCGAGTGTTTTGAGCTATGCAACCGGCTCTGCACCTGTTTCTCCGTAAATACAAGGACACGAAACGATAGTTATTTATCGTGA
- a CDS encoding alpha-glucosidase/alpha-galactosidase: MTPKISLIGAGSVVFAKTLISDIWRFPELANATICLMDIDPARLKVADIMMRRIAKKLDVGAKIESTLDQREAITGAKYVICTVQVGGYKPSTVRDFKIPAKYGLQQTIADTLGVGGVFRALRTIPVINSIARDIADYAHPNCLFLNYTNPMAMNCWAVEEAVGIPHVGLCHSVFGTANQLCNFAKLPPEDVDYLVAGINHMAFFLKFQYRGQDAYPLLFKALENSERRQELVRFEMMRRTGYFVTESSEHQSEYVPYFIHHGQKVIDQFNIPIDEYIRRCEAIIGSWEETEAELLGKDGEIEIKPQSHEYGSYIIHSIESGQPRTVYGNVPNRDIITNLPNRCNVEVPCLVDRNGLQPVTVGELPPQLAALCMTNINVQELAVKAALTGKREHIYHAVMLDPHASATLPLDKIWAMCDELIEAHQKDGFLGEFTPTLKNTGRGYAGVGDRIIARLEGQGVFATDAGAQNRLRLTVENPTGQAVTLQFQLRPESDALTLEGDGILTVKAPAKGSATAEAVTINQSAIDDNLSVTLETECANVLAVSAVLRPRPKLGLNDSGEATFGLKLAGFDAAEGTLARDGDLIRLRAKVLDSDLKPNYDSPFAGSGLQLFFAPLDNTGNIREVNIIADPAGKAEVRLFKNPLDNAKITFRRTDIYYELEFTVSFEELGLEPTNEVLFDCIANLGALGDAHSGGRTVLSGNFNAFSNSSQYTLVSWAQRTQ, encoded by the coding sequence ATGACACCAAAAATTTCCTTGATTGGCGCAGGCTCCGTGGTCTTCGCCAAAACTCTCATCAGCGATATTTGGCGCTTCCCGGAATTGGCCAACGCCACCATCTGCCTGATGGACATTGACCCGGCGCGCCTCAAGGTCGCCGACATCATGATGCGCCGCATCGCGAAAAAACTCGACGTCGGCGCGAAGATCGAGTCCACACTCGACCAACGCGAGGCAATCACCGGGGCAAAATACGTCATCTGCACGGTGCAGGTCGGCGGCTACAAGCCGTCCACAGTGCGCGACTTCAAAATCCCGGCCAAGTATGGTCTCCAGCAGACCATTGCCGATACGCTCGGAGTCGGCGGCGTTTTCCGTGCACTGCGAACGATTCCGGTCATCAACAGCATCGCCCGTGACATCGCGGACTACGCTCACCCGAACTGCCTGTTTCTTAACTACACAAACCCGATGGCCATGAACTGTTGGGCCGTTGAAGAAGCTGTTGGCATTCCCCACGTCGGTCTTTGTCACTCGGTCTTTGGTACGGCTAACCAGCTCTGCAACTTTGCGAAGTTGCCGCCCGAAGACGTGGATTACCTCGTAGCCGGGATCAATCACATGGCGTTCTTCCTGAAGTTCCAGTATCGCGGTCAGGACGCCTATCCGCTGCTCTTCAAGGCCCTCGAAAACTCCGAGAGACGGCAGGAACTCGTCCGCTTCGAGATGATGCGCCGTACCGGCTACTTTGTGACCGAGTCCAGCGAACACCAAAGCGAATACGTTCCGTATTTTATTCATCACGGTCAGAAGGTCATCGACCAGTTCAACATCCCCATTGACGAATACATTCGGCGTTGCGAAGCGATCATTGGCAGCTGGGAGGAGACCGAAGCCGAACTCCTCGGCAAGGACGGCGAAATCGAAATCAAGCCACAGTCTCACGAATACGGCTCTTACATCATCCACTCGATCGAAAGCGGACAACCGCGCACAGTTTACGGCAATGTGCCGAACCGCGACATCATCACCAACCTACCCAACCGTTGTAACGTCGAGGTGCCTTGCCTCGTAGACCGCAATGGCCTGCAACCAGTCACCGTTGGCGAGCTCCCACCGCAACTTGCCGCCCTCTGCATGACAAACATCAACGTGCAGGAACTGGCCGTGAAAGCTGCCTTGACCGGCAAACGGGAGCACATCTACCACGCAGTCATGCTGGACCCGCATGCCAGCGCAACGCTGCCGCTCGACAAAATATGGGCGATGTGTGACGAACTCATCGAGGCGCACCAGAAGGATGGCTTCCTCGGCGAGTTTACCCCAACGCTCAAAAATACTGGACGCGGCTACGCAGGTGTCGGTGACCGCATCATTGCGCGGCTCGAAGGTCAAGGAGTCTTCGCCACCGACGCCGGAGCGCAGAACAGGCTCCGCCTAACCGTGGAAAATCCGACCGGTCAAGCCGTCACCCTCCAATTCCAACTACGCCCCGAAAGCGACGCGCTTACCCTTGAGGGCGATGGTATCCTTACCGTGAAAGCTCCCGCCAAAGGCAGCGCTACCGCTGAGGCAGTCACGATCAACCAATCTGCAATCGATGATAATCTTAGTGTCACACTCGAAACTGAATGTGCGAATGTACTCGCGGTCAGCGCCGTATTACGTCCCCGCCCAAAGCTAGGCCTCAACGACTCAGGTGAAGCTACCTTCGGACTCAAACTCGCGGGCTTCGATGCGGCCGAAGGCACACTCGCCCGCGACGGCGACCTAATTCGCCTCCGCGCCAAGGTGCTCGATTCCGACCTCAAGCCGAACTACGATTCTCCCTTCGCGGGATCCGGGCTTCAGTTGTTCTTTGCTCCTCTCGACAACACCGGCAATATTCGCGAAGTGAACATCATTGCAGATCCAGCAGGCAAAGCAGAAGTGCGTCTGTTCAAGAATCCGCTAGATAATGCCAAAATCACATTCCGCCGCACCGACATTTACTACGAACTCGAATTCACCGTCTCCTTCGAAGAACTCGGCTTGGAGCCTACCAACGAGGTCCTCTTCGACTGTATAGCAAATCTTGGTGCCCTCGGCGACGCCCACTCCGGCGGCCGCACCGTCCTCAGCGGCAACTTCAACGCCTTCAGCAACTCCAGCCAATACACGCTGGTTTCTTGGGCGCAGCGCACTCAATAA
- a CDS encoding GH36-type glycosyl hydrolase domain-containing protein: MQTMDYFEFLDQERALIIKEPRCPQPWINYLSNGRMHAFVSQAGGGFAWWKSATVYRLTRYRQHLAPMDGPGFYIYLREEDGTVWSPSWRPAETELDKWKAIHRPGISSFEATYNGLHAQLDLWVAPDHDALLWELKLSNPSNRSRKLDAFAYVELSQMQWTDEFNWGYYIKYMLRTDYDEATRSVRYLFHHQSHPNISEVPLVYFAGSEVDTWCGSREDFLGSYGSESCPKAISKGNLNNRGISCGEPAAALHRQLCLETGQSHSLRFALGVEPGALLEPERCKQAIDGLLPTLLSKEGFDEQRERCEKWWTTHLEKLSCSLPEPELQRMIETWSPVNTVTTARFSRSVNATAPGIRGIGFRDTCQDMIAIAYRRPDWALDKLRSLLTEQHADGRANHTSYPIEKSPSNESLHSDNHLWLPMLAHAIAVETGDPGFLEETASFYTNKESATIWEHLMRALRFTESHLGSHNIPLTLRSDWNDIIGKFSKAGRGESLFASFQYVYVLRQMLALAQWSGRNDDADTIREWLHKQTTALDACAWDGGWWRRGFDDNGAPVGSRSSPFGKIFLNPQSWAVLARVGSREQQEAGMAAAAEHLLTDAGLKILSPGFKTWPEESNPFSGYGPGTGENGAIFCHANTWTIMAEALLGHADTAWEYFRRLVPENVIHRFGVNTYGADPHAWLSNIVGPENTRFGWGNVVHITGTAAWMDIVATQYLLGIRSELTGLRIDPQIPTHWTGFTVRRQVRGHWIHLKAKRSGHQRLQLNGHIMDPSQSIPWQRLAAENEIVAEM, translated from the coding sequence ATGCAGACTATGGACTACTTCGAGTTTCTGGATCAGGAACGTGCACTCATTATCAAAGAGCCACGCTGCCCACAGCCATGGATCAACTACTTGAGCAACGGACGCATGCACGCCTTCGTCTCACAAGCCGGAGGAGGCTTCGCATGGTGGAAAAGCGCAACAGTATACCGACTGACCCGTTACCGTCAGCATCTAGCACCAATGGATGGCCCCGGGTTCTACATTTACTTGCGTGAAGAAGACGGCACAGTCTGGTCGCCATCCTGGCGTCCGGCGGAGACTGAGCTCGATAAGTGGAAGGCGATTCACCGTCCCGGCATCTCCAGCTTCGAAGCAACTTACAACGGACTGCACGCACAACTCGATCTTTGGGTTGCACCTGATCACGATGCCCTCCTCTGGGAGCTAAAACTCAGCAACCCCTCCAACCGCTCACGTAAACTGGACGCCTTCGCCTATGTCGAGCTTTCGCAAATGCAATGGACCGATGAGTTCAACTGGGGATATTACATCAAATATATGCTCCGCACGGATTACGACGAAGCGACCCGCTCTGTGCGCTACCTTTTCCATCATCAAAGCCATCCCAACATCAGCGAAGTGCCCCTCGTATACTTTGCAGGCAGCGAGGTCGATACTTGGTGCGGTTCACGCGAAGATTTCTTAGGCTCCTACGGCTCAGAATCATGTCCCAAAGCGATTTCCAAAGGGAATCTGAATAATCGCGGCATCAGTTGCGGCGAACCTGCCGCAGCACTTCACCGCCAACTCTGCCTGGAAACAGGTCAATCACACAGCCTACGCTTTGCCCTCGGCGTGGAACCCGGTGCGCTGCTTGAACCGGAACGTTGCAAACAAGCCATTGACGGCCTGCTGCCGACCCTGCTGAGTAAGGAAGGCTTCGATGAGCAGCGTGAACGATGTGAGAAATGGTGGACTACCCATCTTGAGAAATTGAGCTGCTCACTACCCGAGCCAGAGCTCCAGCGAATGATTGAAACGTGGTCACCGGTGAACACAGTCACCACAGCCCGTTTCTCCCGCTCGGTCAACGCAACCGCTCCAGGCATTCGTGGTATTGGTTTCCGCGACACCTGTCAGGACATGATCGCAATCGCTTATCGTCGACCGGACTGGGCACTCGACAAGTTGCGCTCCCTTCTGACCGAACAACACGCAGACGGAAGAGCCAATCATACATCATACCCGATTGAAAAATCACCCTCCAACGAAAGCCTGCATAGTGACAATCATCTTTGGCTCCCTATGCTTGCACATGCCATCGCCGTCGAAACCGGCGATCCCGGATTCCTCGAAGAAACAGCGAGCTTTTATACAAACAAAGAGAGCGCAACGATCTGGGAGCATTTGATGCGAGCCCTTCGCTTCACCGAAAGCCATCTGGGCAGTCATAACATCCCGCTAACCTTACGCAGCGATTGGAATGACATTATCGGAAAATTCTCAAAAGCAGGACGCGGAGAATCTCTCTTTGCCTCCTTCCAGTATGTCTATGTCCTGCGACAAATGCTGGCACTGGCCCAGTGGTCGGGACGCAACGATGATGCCGATACAATTCGTGAATGGCTGCACAAACAAACAACAGCGTTAGACGCCTGCGCATGGGATGGCGGATGGTGGCGTCGTGGCTTTGATGACAACGGCGCACCCGTTGGTTCCCGATCTTCCCCTTTCGGAAAAATCTTCCTCAATCCTCAATCTTGGGCAGTGCTCGCTCGAGTCGGCTCCCGCGAACAACAGGAAGCCGGTATGGCTGCGGCAGCAGAGCATCTGCTGACCGATGCAGGGCTGAAGATTCTCTCGCCGGGCTTTAAAACCTGGCCCGAAGAGTCCAATCCCTTTAGTGGCTACGGGCCCGGAACCGGGGAAAATGGTGCGATTTTCTGCCATGCCAACACCTGGACGATCATGGCAGAAGCCCTACTGGGTCACGCCGACACCGCATGGGAATATTTCCGCCGTCTCGTCCCGGAAAACGTCATACATCGATTCGGCGTGAATACCTACGGAGCAGACCCACACGCGTGGCTAAGCAATATCGTTGGCCCCGAAAACACACGCTTTGGCTGGGGCAATGTTGTTCACATCACAGGGACCGCCGCATGGATGGATATTGTTGCCACACAATACCTCCTCGGCATCCGGTCGGAACTCACCGGACTGCGTATTGATCCCCAAATCCCAACCCACTGGACAGGCTTCACCGTCCGACGCCAAGTAAGAGGCCACTGGATTCACTTAAAAGCCAAACGAAGTGGCCATCAAAGACTTCAGCTGAACGGACATATCATGGATCCAAGCCAATCAATCCCGTGGCAACGACTCGCAGCCGAAAACGAAATCGTCGCGGAAATGTAA